In Penicillium oxalicum strain HP7-1 chromosome VII, whole genome shotgun sequence, one DNA window encodes the following:
- a CDS encoding DNA replication licensing factor mcm2, with protein sequence MLSPLQPSDSAANRGPRLNTRKRDREPEDMSSPGQLPPSSPAALASSPPPMPPFDDAEDDDEEEIEMIPDIDDVDELAEDEDGIDLFGDNYERDYRAAEDDHYVNEAYIDDDGEHEELDASARRALDARLNKRDRELARRRRMPAAFLQDDDDMDLDLSRQPRRRRHHYDEDREDIDMADEGMEELSLEELADVKASNITDWVTQPQVLRSIYREFKAFLTEFIDPSGQSVYGNRIKTLGEVNSASLEVSYAHLSETKAALSYFLANEPTEVLKVFDQVALDVTLFHYPQYHDIHNEIHVRITDVPIIYTLRQLRQSHLNCLVRVSGVVTRRTGVFPQLNFIMFLCQKCGITLGPFQQEANTEVKISFCQNCQSRGPFTVNSEKTVYRNYQKLTLQESPGSVPAGRLPRQREVVLLADLIDSAKPGDEVEVTGIYRNSYDAQLNNKNGFPVFATVIEANHVVKSHDQLAGFNLTEEDEREIRALSRDPEIVDKIVRSIAPSIYGHQDVKTAVALSLFGGVSKQAQGKMSIRGDINVLLLGDPGTAKSQVLKYVEKSAHRAVFATGQGASAVGLTASVRRDPLTSEWTLEGGALVLADRGTCLIDEFDKMNDQDRTSIHEAMEQQTISISKAGIVTTLQARCAVVAAANPIGGRYNSTKSFSENVELTDPILSRFDILCVVRDLVEPAEDERLANFVVESHHRANPAKPLRNDQGDLVDTYGHLIDAEGYRIDRDGRRLPPTQEELERRAAEQKQADEEKEGEIPQELLRKYILYARERCHPKLYQIDQDKVARLFADMRRESLATGAYPITVRHLEAIMRIAEAFCKMRLSEYCSSQDIDRAIAVTVESFIGSQKVSCKKALSRAFAKYTLARPKPQSKRRAGLAVPNPHLPRSSPGVH encoded by the exons ATGCTTAGTCCCCTCCAGCCCAGCGACTCGGCCGCAAACCGCGGCCCGAGATTAAATACTCGAAAGCGTGACCGAGAGCCAGAGGACATGTCCTCACCGGGTCAATTACCTCCTTCTAGCC CTGCTGCTTTGGCGTCATCACCTCCACCTATGCCCCCCTttgatgatgccgaggatgatgacgaggaagagattgagaTGATCCCTGACATTGACGACGTGGATGAGTTGgctgaggatgaagatggcatCGATTTGTTCGGCGATAATTATGAACGGGATTACCGCGCCGCGGAGGACGATCACTACGTCAACGAGGCATAcattgatgatgacggagaGCATGAGGAATTGGACGCCTCAGCCCGTCGGGCTTTGGATGCTCGGCTGAACAAGAGAGATCGTGAATTGGCTCGCCGACGCCGCATGCCCGCCGCTTTCCttcaggatgatgatgatatggaTCTGGACTTGTCACGCCAACCCCGTCGTCGTCGCCATCACTACGACGAAGACCGAGAGGACATCGACATGGCCGACGAGGGTATGGAGGAGCTGTCTCTGGAGGAACTGGCTGATGTCAAGGCCTCGAACATCACAGATTGGGTCACCCAGCCCCAAGTCCTCCGATCCATTTACCGAGAGTTCAAGGCATTCCTCACAGAGTTCATCGATCCTTCGGGACAATCCGTCTACGGCAACCGGATCAAGACTCTTGGTGAAGTCAACTCTGCTTCGCTCGAGGTATCCTACGCGCACCTGAGTGAGACCAAAGCCGCCCTATCGTACTTCCTCGCCAACGAGCCCACCGAagtcctcaaagtcttcGACCAAGTAGCTCTCGACGTCACTTTGTTCCACTATCCCCAATACCACGACATTCACAACGAGATTCATGTGCGGATTACCGACGTGCCCATCATTTACACCCTGCGGCAACTGCGCCAGTCTCACCTGAACTGCTTGGTTCGCGTCAGTGGCGTGGTCACTCGCCGCACTGGCGTCTTCCCGCAACTGAACTTCATCATGTTCCTTTGCCAGAAGTGTGGTATTACATTGGGACCTTTCCAACAGGAGGCCAACACCGAGGTCAAGATCTCATTCTGTCAAAATTGCCAGTCTCGTGGCCCGTTCACTGTCAACTCTGAGAAGACCGTTTACCGCAACTACCAGAAATTGACCCTCCAGGAGTCTCCGGGCTCCGTGCCGGCTGGGCGTCTCCCTCGCCAGCGTGAGGTTGTTCTCTTGGCTGATTTGATCGACTCCGCCAAGCCCGGTGACGAGGTGGAAGTCACTGGCATTTACCGCAACAGTTACGATGCGCAGCTGAACAACAAGAACGGATTCCCCGTGTTTGCTACCGTCATTGAGGCTAACCATGTCGTCAAGTCCCATGACCAGCTGGCGGGCTTCAATCTCACGGAAGAAGACGAACGTGAAATTCGTGCGCTCTCGCGGGATCCTGAGATCGTGGATAAAATTGTTCGCTCGATTGCACCCAGTATCTATGGTCACCAGGATGTCAAGACTGCGGTtgctctttctcttttcggGGGTGTCAGTAAACAGGCCCAAGGCAAGATGTCCATTCGAGGTGACATTAATGTTCTGCTCCTTGGAGATCCAGGTACCGCCAAGTCCCAGGTGCTCAAGTACGTCGAGAAATCTGCCCATCGTGCTGTCTTTGCCACTGGTCAAGGTGCTAGCGCTGTCGGTTTGACTGCGAGTGTTCGCCGTGATCCTCTGACCAGTGAATGGACCCTCGAGGGCGGTGCATTGGTGTTGGCCGATCGTGGAACTTGTCTGATCGACGAATTCGACAAGATGAATGATCAGGATCGAACATCGATTCACGAAGCTATGGAACAACAGACAATCTCTATCTCCAAAGCCGGTATTGTTACCACGCTGCAGGCTCGCTGTGCGGTCGTCGCTGCTGCAAACCCCATTGGAGGTCGCTACAACAGCACCAAGTCTTTCTCCGAGAACGTTGAGTTGACCGACCCCATCTTGTCTCGTTTTGACATCCTGTGCGTGGTCCGTGATCTCGTCGAGCCCGCCGAAGATGAACGCTTGGCAAACTTTGTGGTTGAGTCACACCACCGTGCCAACCCAGCCAAGCCTCTTCGTAACGACCAGGGTGATTTGGTTGATACGTACGGACACCTCATCGATGCCGAGGGCTACCGGATTGACCGAGATGGTCGTCGTCTGCCACCCACCCAGGAAGAGCTTGAGCGACGGGCGGCTGAGCAGAAGCAGGCTgatgaagagaaggagggcgAGATCCCCCAGGAATTGCTCCGAAAGTACATCCTGTATGCCCGGGAGCGATGCCACCCCAAGCTGTATCAGATCGATCAAGACAAGGTCGCTCGTCTGTTTGCAGACATGCGCCGTGAGTCCTTGGCTACTGGTGCTTATCCAATTACC GTCCGTCATCTGGAAGCCATCATGCGTATTGCCGAGGCTTTCTGCAAGATGCGTCTTTCTGAATATTGTTCCTCTCAAGACATTGACCGTGCGATTGCGGTCACGGTTGAGTCCTTCATTGGCAGCCAAAAAGTTAGCTGCAAGAAGGCATTGTCGCGCGCATTTGCCAA ATACACCCTCGCTCGGCCCAAGCCGCAATCTAAGCGCCGTGCAGGACTCGCTGTGCCGAACCCACACTTGCCTCGCTCCTCGCCTGGGGTTCACTAG
- a CDS encoding Serine/threonine-protein kinase ssn3 → MFGKNFPFHNSAGGFYPREALDARRTAGYTTKVRVRDRYRIVGFISSGTYGRVYKATGQHGKEGVFAIKKFKPDKEGETIQYTGLSQSAIREMALCTELSHANVVQLEEIILEDKCIFMVFEYTEHDLLQIIHHHTQPQRHAIPATMIRSILFQLLNGLLYLHTNWVLHRDLKPANILVTSSGAIRIGDLGLARLFYKPLNSLFSGDKVVVTIWYRAPELLLGSRHYTPAVDMWAVGCIFAELLSLRPIFKGEEAKMDSKKTVPFQRNQMMKIVEILGLPRKEAWPGLVAMPEYNQLQSLALHRQPTHFHRGHSLESWYQTCLKNGGYSSTSKAGTPGADGFDLLSRMLEYDPTKRITAQEALEHPYFANGGPISGDCFSGIEHKYPHRRVTQDDADIRSGSLPGTKRSGLPDDSLLRATKRLKE, encoded by the exons ATGTTTGGGAAAAACTTTCCCTTCCACAATTCTGCTGGAGGCTTCTATCCTCGGG AGGCACTCGACGCTCGCCGGACCGCCGGCTATACCACCAAAGTACGAGTGCGCGACCGATATCGCATTGTAGGCTTCATCAGCAGTGGTACATATGGTCGGGTATACAAAGCGACCGGCCAGCACGGCAAGGAGGGAGTGTTTGCCATTAAAAA ATTCAAGCCAGACAAGGAAGGCGAAACGATCCAATACACGGGGCTGTCCCAGTCCGCGATCCGTGAAATGGCTCTATGCACCGAGCTATCACACGCCAACGTAGTCCagctggaggagatcatcCTGGAAGACAAATGCATCTTCATGGTATTCGAGTACACAGAGCACGATCTGCTACAGATCATTCATCACCACACGCAGCCCCAGCGACATGCAATCCCAGCCACTATGATACGATCCATCCTCTTTCAATTGCTCAACGGCTTACTCTATCTGCACACCAACTGGGTCTTGCATCGGGATCTCAAGCCTGCAAACATCTTGGTGACTTCCAGCGGCGCCATCCGAATAGGCGACTTGGGCCTTGCTCGATTGTTCTACAAACCGCTCAACTCTCTCTTCTCGGGCGATAAAGTGGTCGTGACGATATGGTACCGTGCGCCGGAGCTGCTTCTGGGGAGCCGCCACTACACACCCGCCGTCGACATGTGGGCGGTAGGCTGTATCTTCGCAGAACTCCTGTCATTGCGTCCAATCTTCAAAGGTGAAGAAGCCAAGATGGACAGTAAGAAGACTGTGCCCTTCCAACGCAAtcagatgatgaagatcgTGGAGATCCTCGGCCTGCCCCGGAAAGAAGCATGGCCCGGTCTAGTGGCCATGCCAGAGTACAACCAGTTGCAGTCATTAGCCCTCCATCGCCAACCAACCCATTTCCACCGCGGGCACAGCCTTGAGAGCTGGTATCAAACCTGCCTCAAAAACGGCGGATACTCGTCGACCTCAAAGGCTGGAACGCCGGGCGCAGATGGATTTGACCTTCTTTCACGCATGCTTGAATATGATCCCACGAAACGTATCACCGCCCAGGAAGCTCTGGAACATCCGTATTTCGCCAACGGCGGCCCAATCAGCGGGGATTGCTTCAGTGGCATTGAACACAAGTATCCCCATCGTCGCGTCACACAAGACGATGCGGACATTCGCTCCGGTAGCTTACCCGGTACGAAACGCAGCGGTCTTCCGGATGACTCTCTCCTGCGAGCCACGAAGCGACTGAAGGAGTGA
- a CDS encoding Phosphatidylserine decarboxylase proenzyme 3, with amino-acid sequence MVRLPIPQRLSSHLSVRSTNTTPGQSRSASPTRLVEIPKPPLSLKVTVIKGRNLAAKDRGGTSDPYLVVTLGDSRQSTPTISKTLNPEWNVSFEMPIAGVPLLEFICWDHDRFGKDYMGEIDIALEDIFADGQIVQEPTWYTLKSKRVSNRPDHKKKKREKKDSNVSGEILLQFSLLDSATPPPSPADTYQKFRSLVRVGEEDDSSPDELQQHHDLDDIDQETSDETDDPSKPEVVEKRRRRLRLARLRKKSLAARAYQFSGSGTGVQGIVFMEIVRVRDLPPERNVTRTSFDMDPFVVTSLGRKTLRTPVIRHNLNPVYHEKMVFQVMKHEQAYTISFTVMDRDKFSGNDFVASASFPLQKLILSAPEADPDSGLYYFVELETPSPTGSSSRLAVSPSPSSPNLSKLARPALRTQNSANSVSSQSILELANRASSAPTSSENVLDVDTSNSTLQVPVPGAKGPAAMESTDSLPEVDDEGLREYKIPLILKNRERWEDKHSPELFVKAKYLPYSALRQQFWRLMLKQYDADESGRIDKVEMTTMLDTLGSTLKESTIDGFFRRFSNVGEPEAVDLSFDQCVICLEDTLRDLQKKDAPAAASTVSPPGRPGARMSPTASQESEDPAFYENHESDHASHAIVANFRETAVPTIISDEKSSSSDGDRPDDLADERGEEHVVEIRECPLCHQPRLSKRSDADIITHIATCASRDWRQVDNLVMGGFVTSSQAQRKWYSKVITKLSYGGYKLGANSANILVQDRITGQINEESMSVYVRLGIRLLYKGLKSKDMEKKRIRRVLKSLSIKQGRKYDDPASASQIQDFINFHQLDMSEVLLPLDQFRTFNEFFYRALKPGARPCSAPDEPRIVVSPADCRSVVFDRMSEATGIWVKGREFSVERLLGNAYPEDAARYQNGALGVFRLAPQDYHRFHIPVDGVMGEPKTIEGEYYTVNPMAIRSALDVYGENVRVLVPIDSVAHGRVMVVCVGAMMVGSTVITRNAGEKVSRAEELGYFKFGGSTILLLFEEGKINFDSDLVDNSKGALETLIRVGMSVAHSPSLPQHEPDMPKRAEDITQDDLQAAQRRIEGSLAPPADLDTLAASAQ; translated from the exons ATGGTCCGACTGCCCATTCCCCAGCGGCTCAGCTCGCATCTAAGCGTCAGAAGCACAAACACAACTCCAGGACAGAGCCGCAGTGCCAGTCCAACACGCTTGGTGGAGATTCCGAAGCCACCATTGTCGTTAAAGGTGACGGTGATCAAA GGACGAAACCTCGCCGCAAAGGATCGTGGTGGCACAAGTGACCCG TATCTGGTGGTGACGTTAGGCGACTCGCGGCAATCGACCCCAACGATATCCAAGACGTTGAATCCAGAATGGAACGTCAGTTTCGAAATGCCCATCGCGGGCGTCCCGTTGTTGGAGTTTATCTGCTGGGATCACGATCGCTTTGGCAAGGATTACATGGGAGAAATTGATATTGCGTTGGAGGACATTTTCGCCGATGGACAGATTGTGCAAGAG CCCACCTGGTATACGTTGAAATCGAAACGGGTGTCCAATCGGCCCGAccacaagaagaagaagagggagaagaaagatagcAACGTCTCCGGCGAGATCCTGCTGCAGTTCTCCTTGTTAGATTCGGCTACCCCACCCCCGTCACCCGCCGACACATATCAGAAGTTCAGGAGCCTGGTGCGCGTCGGTGAGGAGGACGATTCATCGCCCGATGAACTTCAACAGCACCACGACCTTGATGACATCGACCAGGAGACCTCGGATGAGACCGACGACCCCTCCAAGCCCGAGGTCGTGGAGAAGCGGCGTCGCCGTCTTCGATTGGCCCGACTGAGAAAGAAGTCCCTGGCTGCCCGCGCATACCAATTCTCGGGCTCGGGCACTGGCGTCCAGGGTATTGTGTTCATGGAGATCGTGCGCGTGAGGGACCTACCTCCGGAGCGAAACG TAACTCGCACCTCTTTTGACATGGATCCCTTCGTTGTCACTTCGCTGGGCCGGAAAACACTCCGCACGCCCGTCATCCGACACAATCTGAACCCGGTATATCATGAAAAGATGGTTTTCCAAGTGATGAAGCACGAGCAGGCGTACACCATCAGTTTCACCGTCATGGATCGCGACAAATTCTCGGGCAACGATTTTGTTGCCTCTGCCAGTTTCCCACTCCAAAAATTGATCCTGTCAGCCCCCGAAGCGGATCCGGATTCTGGTCTGTATTACTTTGTGGAACTAGAGACTCCCAGTCCGACCGGCTCGAGTTCTCGCCTGGCGGTCAGTCCCTCGCCGTCCTCGCCCAATCTGTCCAAGCTAGCCAGACCCGCTCTCAGGACGCAAAATTCCGCAAACTCAGTTTCCTCCCAATCAATCCTTGAATTGGCCAATCGTGCATCGTCTGCGCCGACCTCGTCGGAGAACGTGCTTGATGTTGACACGAGCAATTCCACCCTACAGGTTCCGGTGCCCGGTGCGAAAGGTCCCGCGGCGATGGAAAGCACCGACTCGCTTCCCGAGGTGGATGACGAGGGGTTACGAGAGTACAAGATTCCCCTGATCCTCAAAAATCGGGAGCGGTGGGAAGACAAGCACTCGCCAGAGCTGTTTGTGAAGGCCAAATACCTACCATACAGTGCCCTTCGCCAACAGTTCTGGAGGTTAATGCTGAAACAGTATGACGCAGACGAGAGTGGTCGGATTGACAAGGTGGAAATGACAACCATGCTTGATACGCTCGGATCGACGTTGAAGGAGTCCACCATTGACGGCTTCTTCAGGCGCTTCAGTAACGTGGGTGAGCCTGAAGCCGTTGATCTAAGCTTCGACCAATGTGTGATATGCTTGGAAGACACCCTCCGCGATCTCCAGAAAAAGGACGCACCCGCTGCTGCGTCGACAGTATCCCCACCAGGGAGGCCTGGGGCGAGAATGTCGCCTACCGCAAGCCAAGAAAGTGAGGACCCCGCCTTTTATGAGAACCATGAGTCGGATCATGCATCCCATGCGATCGTTGCTAATTTCCGGGAAACAGCGGTTCCAACTATCATCAGTGATGAAAAATCAAGCTCAAGCGATGGCGACCGACCGGATGACTTGGCGGACGAGCGTGGCGAGGAGCATGTCGTGGAAATTCGCGAGTGTCCCCTCTGCCATCAGCCCCGTCTTTCGAAACGATCGGACGCCGACATCATCACACATATCGCAACGTGTGCCAGCCGCGACTGGCGTCAGGTCGACAACCTCGTCATGGGCGGATTTGTGACGTCCAGCCAAGCGCAGCGGAAGTGGTATTCCAAGGTCATCACCAAGCTGTCCTACGGTGGGTATAAATTGGGTGCAAACTCGGCCAACATTCTTGTTCAAGATCGCATCACTGGTCAGATCAATGAGGAAAGTATGAGTGTCTATGTTCGCCTTGGAATTCGATTGCTGTACAAAGGCCTGAAGAGCAAGGacatggaaaagaagagaa TTCGCCGTGTTCTGAAGTCGCTCAGTATCAAGCAAGGCCGCAAGTACGATGACCCTGCGTCTGCCAGCCAGATTCAGGACTTTATCAATTTCCACCAGCTTGACATGTCCGAGGTTCTCTTGCCCCTGGACCAATTCCGTACTTTTAACGAATTCTTCTACCGTGCGCTGAAGCCTGGTGCACGTCCCTGCTCGGCACCCGACGAGCCAAGGATCGTTGTATCACCTGCTGACTGTCGCTCGGTGGTCTTTGACCGTATGAGCGAGGCCACCGGCATCTGGGTAAAGGGACGTGAATTCTCGGTCGAGCGACTGCTGGGCAATGCCTACCCGGAGGATGCTGCCCGCTACCAGAACGGCGCACTAGGTGTTTTCCGGCTGGCTCCCCAGGACTACCACCGGTTCCATATTCCGGTGGATGGTGTGATGGGGGAGCCCAAGACCATTGAAGGCGAATACTACACGGTGAATCCGATGGCCATTCGGTCGGCTCTGGACGTGTACGGTGAAAATGTTCGAGTCCTCGTGCCGATCGACTCCGTCGCCCATGGTCGCGTGATGGTCGTCTGTGTCGGTGCAATGATGGTCGGCAGCACGGTCATTACTCGCAATGCGGGTGAGAAGGTGTCCCGCGCAGAGGAGCTGGGATACTTCAAATTCGGTGGCAGCACCATCCTTCTCTTATTTGAGGAAGGGAAGATCAATTTTGATTCCGACTTGGTGGATAATTCCAAGGGTGCTCTGGAGACCCTG ATCCGTGTGGGCATGTCGGTTGCGCACAGCCCCAGTCTTCCTCAGCACGAACCAGACATGCCGAAGAGGGCCGAGGATATCACACAAGACGATCTTCAGGCCGCTCAGCGCCGGATCGAAGGCAGTCTGGCGCCTCCAGCCGATCTCGACACCTTGGCAGCCTCTGCACAGTAA
- a CDS encoding putative UPF0442 protein, whose protein sequence is MARRQTDLPLSCPLSTPNTAGEFSNVHQISDGHLLIDGNDGASPSNLGVQYDVDMQERHRNVSTLESASRVKFVDGDPASKQPTTAAELEPDRLDHLDSLQLPRKPAPAANIPVIQGTRVGAPPQGLLVEDQSTRASVDVTGLKISSRSSPHISAEWKHQIHRDATTKLNGKGSSRCYARQRAKRLISLLRRPHKSSKSNNRANLATAFTSPSSKTLVSLEAGNESSVISDYEHRLNCDNSSVASLTLADDREQRQQDGRYSMRTSEASTNVCSMFSQDFNPFASGHGSASPDPLSGQVSPTLGRDSESSFERPRQYRHGILSSILKLYGHNRSSSSSSRELIGGSRNSSVSDGSSADDSSARGCSPDSAWKPQRPKKWYEKSASRSSGSFSGSSSKLPSPLNLLRRTRSSGATTSGSGSRRWVKSKLEDEIRITIHIAELLSRQRYLVKLCRALMKYGAPTHRLEESMRMTARVLEIDAQFLYIPDCMIISFDDASTHTTEVKVVRSTQGIDLGRLADVHEIYKEVIHDVIGVEEAIQRLDETMKRHNKFHTLFLIFIHGCASASVGPFAFGARPIDMPIAFVLGCLLGVLQLILYPKSSLYSNVFEISAAVLTSFLARAFGSIRYQGEPFFCFSALAQSSIALILPGYTVLCASLELQSRNLVAGSVRMVYAIIYSLFLGFGVTIGTAVYGLLDSEATTEYTCPPSPITNEYLQRFPFVLCFTICLALVNHAKWRQLPVMMVISLSGYIVSYFSSKRFISNTQVSNALGAFVIGVLGNVYSRVRHGLAAAAMLPAIFVLVPSGLAASGSLISGITAAEGMTGAPYGVIANGTQGFMDAAKNMTTIQTRNQNYGVAFDIGYGMIQVAIGTSVGLFLAALMVYPLGKKRSGLFSF, encoded by the coding sequence ATGGCCAGGAGGCAGACTGATCTCCCACTCTCCTGTCCGTTGTCCACTCCAAATACCGCAGGGGAATTTTCCAACGTTCATCAAATCTCCGATGGTCACCTTTTGATTGACGGAAATGATGGCGCCAGTCCTTCAAATTTAGGGGTGCAGTATGACGTGGATATGCAGGAAAGGCATCGGAATGTCAGCACTCTAGAGAGTGCCAGCCGCGTCAAGTTCGTCGACGGCGATCCGGCATCGAAACAGCCCACAACAGCTGCGGAACTGGAGCCAGACCGATTGGACCATTTGGACAGCTTACAGCTCCCTCGCAAGCCTGCGCCTGCCGCCAACATTCCTGTCATTCAGGGAACAAGAGTCGGAGCCCCTCCCCAAGGACTCCTAGTGGAGGACCAGTCAACACGCGCGTCAGTCGATGTCACTGGCTTGAAGATCAGCAGTCGTTCGAGTCCTCACATCTCGGCAGAATGGAAACATCAGATCCATCGCGACGCCACAACGAAATTGAATGGAAAGGGGTCATCAAGATGCTACGCCCGTCAGAGGGCAAAACGATTGATATCCCTTCTTCGGCGGCCTCACAAAAGCTCAAAGTCAAACAATAGGGCAAACTTGGCCACTGCATTCACTTCCCCTTCATCTAAAACCTTGGTCTCGCTAGAAGCTGGCAACGAATCTTCCGTGATCAGTGACTACGAGCATCGCCTCAATTGTGACAACTCGAGCGTTGCAAGCTTGACGCTGGCTGATGACAGGGAACAGAGGCAACAGGACGGGCGATACTCAATGCGCACTTCTGAAGCCTCCACCAACGTATGCTCAATGTTCTCTCAAGACTTTAATCCATTCGCCAGTGGCCATGGGTCGGCCTCTCCTGACCCGTTGTCGGGCCAGGTCTCGCCAACTCTGGGGCGAGACTCGGAGAGCTCGTTCGAGCGGCCTCGACAATATAGACATGGCATCCTCTCATCCATTCTCAAACTATACGGTCACAATCGGAGCAGCTCATCATCCAGTCGAGAGCTGATTGGAGGTTCCCGAAACAGCAGTGTCTCTGACGGCTCCAGTGCAGACGACTCCAGTGCTCGTGGATGCTCTCCCGATTCCGCGTGGAAGCCACAGCGGCCCAAGAAATGGTACGAAAAGTCCGCCAGCCGATCCAGTGGCTCTTTCTCTGGCTCTAGTAGCAAGCTTCCATCGCCATTGAATCTCCTGCGGCGGACTCGCAGCAGTGGTGCTACGACCTCGGGGTCTGGAAGTCGCCGATGGGTGAAATCCAAATTGGAAGACGAAATCCGCATCACGATTCACATCGCAGAGCTTCTCTCGCGGCAACGCTACTTGGTCAAACTTTGCCGAGCATTGATGAAATATGGCGCGCCGACTCATCGACTGGAAGAGTCGATGCGAATGACAGCCCGCGTGCTAGAGATCGACGCTCAGTTCCTGTACATTCCTGACTGTATGATCATCTCCTTTGACGATGCCTCGACGCACACGACAGAGGTCAAAGTCGTTCGGTCGACCCAGGGGATTGATCTGGGCAGATTGGCCGACGTGCACGAGATCTATAAAGAAGTCATCCATGACGTGATTGGCGTCGAGGAAGCCATTCAACGGCTGGATGAAACGATGAAGCGGCACAACAAGTTCCACACGCTGTTTTTGATATTCATCCATGGATGTGCGAGTGCATCGGTTGGCCCCTTTGCGTTTGGTGCACGGCCAATAGACATGCCCATTGCGTTTGTATTGGGTTGTCTTTTAGGCGTCCTTCAACTCATCTTATATCCCAAATCGAGCCTCTACTCCAACGTCTTTGAAATCTCGGCTGCGGTCTTGACCTCTTTTCTGGCGCGGGCCTTTGGAAGTATTCGGTATCAAGGCGAGCcattcttctgcttctcggccttggctCAGTCCTCCATCGCACTGATTCTTCCCGGTTACACCGTTCTCTGCGCCAGTCTAGAGCTTCAGTCTCGGAACCTTGTTGCAGGATCTGTACGAATGGTGTACGCGATCATCTACTCACTCTTCCTAGGCTTCGGTGTCACCATCGGGACCGCGGTCTACGGCCTCCTGGATTCCGAAGCCACGACAGAATATACATGTCCTCCCAGTCCCATCACGAACGAGTATCTTCAACGCTTTCCTTTCGTACTATGTTTCACAATCTGTCTCGCCCTCGTCAACCACGCCAAGTGGAGACAACTTCCGGTCATGATGGTCATATCACTGTCTGGATACATTGTGAGCTACTTTAGCTCCAAGCGATTCATCTCAAACACCCAAGTGTCCAATGCCCTGGGTGCGTTTGTCATTGGAGTTCTGGGAAACGTCTACAGCCGAGTCCGCCACGGTCTTGCAGCCGCGGCCATGCTCCCCGCGATATTTGTCCTGGTCCCCTCCGGTCTAGCAGCCAGTGGCTCTCTCATCTCCGGGATCACGGCGGCAGAGGGAATGACCGGGGCCCCCTACGGTGTCATCGCCAACGGCACCCAAGGCTTCATGGACGCCGCCAAAAACATGACCACCATTCAAACGCGTAACCAGAACTATGGAGTGGCTTTTGACATTGGCTACGGCATGATACAGGTGGCGATCGGGACGTCTGTCGGGCTTTTCCTGGCTGCACTGATGGTTTATCCTCTGGGCAAGAAGCGCAGTGGTCTTTTCAGCTTCTAA
- a CDS encoding NADH dehydrogenase [ubiquinone] 1 beta subcomplex subunit 7, which produces MTITESVKNIVGLGEASATRKEMSEARLPMQYRDSCAHLLIPLNRCRQDEYYLPWKCENERHSYEKCQYDEFKKRVAKMDELRASKDGARSN; this is translated from the exons ATGACTATCACTGAATCGGTCAAGAATATTGTTGGCCTTGGGGAGGCGTCAG CCACTCGCAAGGAGATGTCAGAGGCTCGCCTACCTATGCAATATCGCGACTCCTGCgctcatctcctcatcccgCTGAATCGCTGTCGGCAAGACGAATACTACCTTCCATGGAAGTGCGAG AATGAACGCCATTCATACGAGAAGTGCCAATACGACGAGTTCAAGAAGCGTGTGGCGAAGATGGACGAACTTCGTGCTTCCAAAGACGGCGCCCGGAGCAACTAA